The genomic segment tgaatactttccgaatgcactgtacatgacaCTACAACAGTCTATGGCAGCCATTGTTAGCGCCCTATTAACATTACATTAGGAATATCtaaacaatgctatgtaactgTATGTTTAGAATTGGAACAATATAACGCATTCTGAAAGTTGGCCCAACTcgctaaatatatggctctgccCCTTAGTTGACCCTATATCCCTTTCTAGAGATTTCAGGTGGTGTGATGGATATGCCCTTATACCATGTCTGGTTattgtattaatgtgtgtgtgtgtgtatggtgttttCTTCAGGGGAACCTGGTAGCAGTGGGGACTCATAAGGGCTATGTACAGATCTGGGACGCGGCAGCAGGGAAGAAGCTGTCTGTACTGGAGGGACACACAGCCAGAGTGGGTGAGTGGGAGTAGACTGATACTGTCTTACAGAGAGAACAGGACAGCttctcctcagagagagagaggaacagtagTGAtgcaaccatagaaatagaatgacatgGAATACAATATCTATTCATTGTATTGCTATGGCTTCATTAAATATTTAGCCTTTAGTCAAAACAACTATGAAAACTTTAGCTGTTATGTATGATATGAATATAATTGATTTGCAAACTCTTTCTCTCTAGGTGCGTTGGCGTGGAATGCCGACCAGTTATCGTCGGGCAGTCGTGATAGGGTGATCCTGCAGAGGGACATCCGAGCCCCACCCCTCCAGTCAGAACGCCGTCTTCAGGGACACAGACAGGAAGTCTGCGGCCTCAAGTGGAGCACAGACCACCAGCTGCTGGCCTCAGGGGGGAACGACAACAaggtacacgcacacacatcagacacagcaccagggttggggtcaattccatttgaattcaggaagtacactgaaattctaaTTCTCTCCAATGTTTTTCAATTAGAAACATTtagaatttggtttactttctgaattgactggaatttaaatggaattgacccctgCACAGCACAGACCAACTACTGGTATCAGTGTAATTACaagacacaaaacacacacagaaacacaaacctGCAGTCTGACCTATCCCAGATTAcaatagctcagctggtagagcacggcgcttgtaacgccaaggtagtgggttcgatccccgggaccacccatacacaaaaatgtatgcacgcatgactgtaagtcgctttggataaaagcgtctgctaaatggcatattatattattattattatataaaaccCACCCTCTCTTGAATAACTACACTACTGCTTTTATCCTTATGCTACTGCATTATTTCCCAAGAAAACTAACAATCCTTACCCCTCCCCATAGCTGCTGGTATGGAACCACTCCAGTGTTCTCCCGGTGCAGCAGTACACAGAGCACCTGGCTGCGGTGAAGGCCATCGCTTGGTCCCCCCATCAGCACGGCCTGCTGGCATCTGGAGGGGGTACAGCCGACCGCTGCATCCGCTTCTGGAACACCCTGACGGGCCAGCCCCTGCAGTGCACCGACACCGGATCCCAGGTCTGCAACCTGgcctggtccaaacacaccaatgaACTGGTACGTAGCTAGTGGGTGCTTTTTGGGTTCATTCTTTGGGAAACCTGAACATAAATgactgatttttatttatttatatatatatatatatatatatatatatatatatatatatatatatatatatatatatatatatatatatatatatatatatatatatatatattaatatattttttttttttactttggaaCAAAGAAATGCCCTTTAATATAAATAATTTGGACTCCTATTAAAACCCTCTTGAGTCAATTTCGGCAGcattccgcatctgcggtggatgGCCAAGCTACAACGGTGtttcagaccatgagacgtcacaaatctgtcttctcacgaaaacgtctgtcgTCCGAATGGTTTGGgttacaaactaatatgacctctctatggaaagatgagactcacgAACACTTATATGCATGAACACCCACAAGCCTCACAGGACTCGCCTGAAGGCAGCCTGCTACCAGTTacaaaaatgaatggaagtactcgtggtcctctggagctcagctggtagagcacggcgcttgtaacgccaaggtaatgggttcaatccccgggaccacccatacacaaaaatgtatgcacgcatgactgtaagtcgctttggataaaagcgtctgctcaatggcatattattattatacactacatgaacaaaagtatgtggacacctactcatcgaacatctcattccaaaatcatgtgcattcatatagagttggtcccccctttgctgctataacagccttccccaaactgttaccacaaagttgggagcacataatcgtctacaatgtcattttatgctgtagcgttaagatttcccttcatgggaattaaggggcctagcccgaaccatgaaaaacagccccagaccattattcctcctccaccaaactttacagttggcactatgcattagggcaggctgcgttctcctggcatccgccaaacccagattcgtccatcgtcctgccagatggtgaagtgtgattcatcactccagagaacgcgtttccactgcttcagagtacaatggcggcaagctttacaccactccagccgacgcttggcattgcgcatggtgatcttaggtttgtgtgcggctgctccgccatggaaactcatttcatgtagaATCCAACGAACTGTTcttgtgttgacgttgcttccagaggcagtttggaactcggtagtgagtattgcaaccgaggacGATTTTTCAGCACTCGGCGTTCCAGTTctgagcttgtgtagcctaccacttcacggctgagccgttgttgctcctagatgtttccacttcacaataacagcacttacagttgaccggggaagctctagcagggcagaaatttgaccaactgacttgttggaatggtgccatcctatgacggtgccacgttgaatgtcactgagcacTTCATTTAAGGAAATGTTACTGCccgtgtttgtctatggagattacatggctgtgtgctcaattttatacacctgtctgcaacaggtgtggctgaaatagccgaatccactaatttgaatgggtatccacatacttttgcgtatatatagtgcattcggaaagtattcagaccccttgactttttccacattttgttacgttacagccttattctaaaatggattaaattgtattttttatctCATTAATctgtacacaataccccataatgacaaagtgaaaacaggtttttagaaatgtttgcaaatgtattaaacatttaaaactgaaataccttactttcataagtattcagaccctttgctatgagacttgaaattgagctcaggtacatcctatttccattgatcatccttgagatgtttctacaacttggagtccacctgtggtaattgtttggacttgatttggaaaggcacacacctgtctatataagatcccacagttgacagtgcatgtcagagcaaaatccaagccatgagatcgaaggaattgtccgtagagctccgagacaggattgtgtcgaggcacagatctgggaaagggtaccaaaacatttctgctgcattgaaggtccccaacaacacagtggcctccatcattcttaaatagaagaagtttagaaccaccaagactcttcctagagctggcctcctggccaaactgagcaatcgggggagaagggccttggtcagggaggtgacctagaacccgatggtcactctgacagaggtccagagttcctctgtgtagatgggagaaccttccagatggacaaccatctctgcagcactccaccaatcaggcctttatggtagagtgaccagacggaagccactcctcagtaaaagacacatgacagcccgcttggagtttgccaaaaggcaactaaagactctcagaccatgagaaacaagattctctggtctgattaaaccaagattgaactctttggcctgaatgcctagcgtcatgtctggaggaaacctggcaccatccctatggtgaagcatggtggtggaagcatcatgctgttgggatgtttttcagcagcagggcctgggagactagtcaggatcgaggcaaagatgaatggagcaaagtacagagagatccttaatgaaaacctgctccagagcgctcaggacctcagactggggcgaaggttcaccttccaacaggacaacgaccctaaacacacagccaagacaatgcaggagtggcttcggaacaagtctcaatgtccttgagtgggtcagccagagcccggacttgaacccgatctaacatctctggagagacctgaaaatagctgtgcagcaacgctccccatccaacctgacagaccttaagaggatctgcagagaagagtgggaggaactccccaaataccggtgtgccaagcttgtagcgtcctacCTAAGAAGACTtgagctgccaaaggtgcttcaacaaagtactgaggaaagggtctaaatacttatgtaaatgtgatatttcagttttgtatttgtaataaGTTAGCAAAAGTTTAtaatcctgtttttgcttcgtcattatggggtattgtgtgtagattgaggaaaaaattattttatcaattttaacaaaatgtggaaaagggcaAGGGGTCCAAATACTTTCCAAAGGTTCTGtgtatggaagtagtttagtaTCTAAACTACTTCCATAGGGATTAAATGTGTCAAAAAACATAGTTTCCTGATCTTtgttatatctctcagatatagggcAGACACTTCCAAAGAAACTTTTTTGTTTGACAAtttgtttttccatgtatgaatatttttattcaatgtgtttctatgggcttatagcagtaaggccaaatacaatgtttcatcaaatattttgtaaatatttttggGGATActtaaattcaaaatcaaattacTAAATTATCGTTGGTATGACagtcttaaaacaattccatatgttagcttagtagacccCCCCCCCCGCCTCGCATAGACGCTAGTGGGTTAAAGGGATAATACACTCCAAACCACTAATTCCTATGATTAAGTGTTAAATGACACTCAAATTtgaaaacaatattttttgtgaacacaTTTTTCATTTTGTCGTTAAAACAAGGTTCGTATCAACgtgaaaatcgttgtggaaatctgttgcagctgaAGTAGAATAtaaaacccacaatgcaatgctcgcTCTGTGCTGGCTGGCtatttaggtagctagctagcaaatgtagCTACACACTAATACTAAAGTCAATATcggcatgtgaagtagctagatAGTTTGTAAAATTGCGTTTACAAACTGCattatcaatttaggagtctctCACAGAGTTCAGCTTGCAGTTCCTCTCTGCCCAGAGAAAGTGCAGAGTGTGTTGCTATGGCAACAGCTGCCCTTTTCCAagtttcacacagacacacatggcgCATTGCAAAATGGTACTTGATGGAGAAATTGAGTTGAATAATTTGGTGCACTGTTTAGATTGAGCACATTCTAAGCTAAATATATACTTTGTCATGATGATATAAACAGATGGATGTGTTCTAGACTAGTATGCCCACACCATCTATTGGCTGATTTGGCGATCTGGAGTGCAGGTACATTTTTAAAAAGCATTATGAAATGTGATGGGGGATACCGCTATCTCCAGTGACGAGATCCATGTAGCAATGGCGCGTTCCTACATGATTTCTTTATTTCAAACAGACCACTTAGAAGTTAAATCATGGGTAAAACAATAAATAATTTACCCACTGATAGAACataggctttcaccaaattgacaGGAGTTTCATGATTTTTACTTTTGGGTTAAGCGTTTGTAactaaaaatgtttttacttCCAGGTGAGCACACACGGTTACTCCCAGAACCAGATCTTGGTGTGGAAGTACCCTTCCCTCACACAGGTGGCCAAACTCACAGGCCACTCCTACAGAGTACTCTACCTGGCCATGTCCCCTGACGGAGAGGCCATTGTGACAGGCGCCGGAGACGAGACACTGCGCTTCTGGAACGTCTTCAGCAAGATGAGGTCCACCAAGGTAACCACACACCTCATTGTTTGGCGACATTGATTTTGTGCTGCCTGTGCCCCATATAAAGTCTACCTTTTTAAAAATGATTTTGTTACCAATACCAACCCAATATGCAAAACCAATGTCTCATTTGAGAAACACTGGTATAGAGGATTCTAGTGCTTTAGAGAACTGACCCCTGCTCTCTTCCTCTGCAGGAGTCTGTATCTGTTCTGAACCTGTTTACCAGGATCCGGTAGCCAGAGGGAGGGTGACCCAGCCCAGAGGGAGTACTGTACTACACACAACACTGGAGTCCATTCTGATAAATAaatcccctctctctgcccccttatGTCCTCCTACGCCTCTGGTAGGCTAGGGTCCTTTCAAATACCCAAGGCCAGGTCGTCAAGCAGATAGATGGGAGTCAATATTCCAGTGGAATAAATCCACTCCTCACAACGCCCATCACAACCAGTGTGACATTACAAGGCATACAGTTCCATTGGTGATTTCCTTGGGAGAGGAGGATTCTGCGACGCGTTTTTCCCCAAGTGATTCTGTTTTGTTTAGACTGTGCATACCTGCCAAATACGAAGTTTGTACTTTTtttgaatgttttatttattgttttatCACGTAATGTCGCCAGGGTGCTTCAGCAgactgtttgttttgttttctgtgTGAGTGAATGTTGCGTGTCCGACTCTTCGTGAAGAGCCTGAAGCTTTTGTGTTTGTGCCtgccttaaagggatagtttacaTCTAAAATCAAAGTATGTCCAAAAAAAAATATCCTTTACGAGGTATGAAAATGTGACATGCTTTGACTTCAGGGTGAGCTgaagtgatttttttttttacatgttgtAGACTGTTCTAATTTATTCACctggtaaaaaaacaacaacaatattttaAGTTAGTTGTGTGATGCGTGTCAATAATGGCGGAAATCTTACGTTTTtttaattagaaaaaaaatctgcAGTTGTAATTTGAGCGGTGGCCGCAAACTAACTACATAGAATCACTTACCGTTTTTCTCTGTAAATCGTGTTGTTTTGCCAGTTAATTTTCTTTTTAAAATTTTTAACGAAAGTGCCAGTATCAGTACTCAGTAATCAATCGCATGGATATATGTAGGTTAACCTACATTAACAGAGACACATTTCCAATTTTCGGTGTCTATTGAGTTCCAAGAAAATGTCATTGCACTCAGTCTGATAACGAGCAAGTAGTATTTGGAAACAGGTAAATAACTAGTCATAACCTTTGGAATTGATACTTATACCAGATACAGGATAAAATATTAAAATCGTAACTTTTTCCTGGATGTAGCAGTAACTGAAATGCACCGTAAAGAAAAAAAGGAACAACATTCATGGTCTCTTAAAGGCATCACTGGTTGCATTGTGCTATGTGTGTCTGTGGTATAAAGATATTTAGTCCAGGGCACTTCATTTTTTTTCTCAGCATTTCTTTGTGACTCTTGTAGTAGCTCTTTTTCATTTTCTCAGTTTGGATGTGGGTTTTGAGTGACCTTGTGTGCCATCTTTGAATGAGTGCTATTTATTTGAGCTGTGTAAAAATTGTCCAGTACACCCATAGCATGTGTGTGTTATTCTGAGAGTTGATTATTATCTGATAGTTGAATGATGGAAAGCTGAcctgtacagtatatagtatactatagcTCCAGTCCGAACTAAGCATTTTTACTCATTTTATGCCACAGAATCAAAACAAAGAATGCTGCCATCTTGAAATGCCTAAAGAATGTTATGAAGATAAATAAATATTTATGTTCTGAGAAAAGAGATCACATCACTTTTTTCAAGTGTATGTTATCTGTTTGTattataaagtgtgtgtgtgtacgaggaAATGCACAGCACGTATGATTGGTGTAGTGTTAATAGTCCCCCGATACACACAGCATTATTGCTAAAGAGCTTTATTTGCAGTATGTGTTGACTATCATACCATTAATCTCACGTGGGCAGATTCTGCATGTAGACCAAGAGAATCTGCCAGGACTGAAAGGGATGTGTGAAATGGAGCAACAGGGGTTCAGTTTTTTTGGTTTTCATCACTGGTTATTTGGAAGTATCGGAATTGGGCAAAGGTGGTGCTTAAACTGCTTTGCCTCAAGTGCTTCCAGTGTGTGCCCACACAGATCGGAAGGGGGGGGGTGGGCTTTGGCTGAGCGTTTCCTTTTGCGAGGGTGGAGACTTTGTTTTTGTCAGAATTCTCAATTTCTAAAATGTATGAACACAGAAGTTAATCATGCAACTGACCAAATAACGTGACATTTTACCACTGGGTTAACTGATATTATTGTACGATAAACTGAAGTCATGTGTGAGATGGCTCTTGTAAAGCTTTCCTAATATAAAGGAAGCACCAGAGGGCGCCAGTCTCCTCTTCTCCAGCAGCAGCTCTTCCACACCCTGTTCCATTTCTGCACCAAGATCAGGCCAGCGGTGGACAACTCCAGTTCTGGAAGGCTGCATTATGTGCAAACTTTTATTCCAGCCCAGTGCTATTTGATTCAACTAATGGTTGCATAAAAAAATGAACAAGTGGATTATTTGAATCGGGTGAGTGTGCTTGCACACACACTGTGGCCTTCCAGAGCCCTCTAGAGCTAGTGCCCTAGCTCCCACCCCTTCAGTGTTCACAGGTGTGAAAGGACTGTGGAGTTGTGAGAAATATGGAGCTTCTgcttaaacatttacatttacgtcatttagcagacgctcttatccagagcgacttacaaactaGTCCTTCAAAAGGCTAAGATTTTCCACAATATTGTTTTGACCTGCCAAAACCAAAGGATCAGGAACTGGTAATGTTCCATTTTGGCCCATATCATAGCTGCATCCTAATGGTATTGAATTGCTTCCTTTTCTTGTCTCCTTTTCTTCATGACCACTGAAGTGAAAGGAGAGGCCAGTAAGGTGTCTCTTTACCCTTCACTGGTCATggtgagggagagggggtggaggccCATTCTAAAAACAACTCTTACCAAGCCCGTCCCCCCATCTAACCTGGTTGTTTGTTTACAAATCTGTTGTTTTGACCTATCCAGTCCCTTCAGTTCTGCAAACACAGAGGTTAGCAGATAGTAGTTTGTTTTTCAACCAGATAGACAAATGGAAACTACTGAAGACTATTGGACCACAGAACAATGAAGGATCAAAGCGGTGTGTTCATCAGACAGATAATGGATTATGTCTTCTATCTACTTGTAGAAGCCTTTCCTCCAGACCTATCATAATCCCATGCAAATTACACCGATATTGTATTGAGATGTAGGGATACACCAGGACATGCACAGCGTTACATCTCTGCCCCAGCTCCAGCTTAGAACCTGTACCATTAAGCCTTGAGAGCTGGGTGGAGAATAGAGGTAGATGTCTTCATCTGCATAATCCTGCCTCCCGATGAGTCTTATCAGGAGACAGCCCAGAGAGAGGTCTGTAGGATCCATATTAAACCCAGTTGTAGTGCTAGTCACCACCAGACTGCTGGACTATCAAAGGAGTGGGGCTTAGTGTTGGCTACCCAGGCCTGTCCTGCTGACATTTCCTAAACAGAATGGAGCAGGAGTGGGTCATAGGGCTCATTTGCAAATGGATTCTCATCCCGCCCCTCCCCCCAACCACCTGTAGGCTCATAATGGAAGGATTTCTTCAGACCGAAAGACAGGATAGGCCTATATCTTAGGTTGGTTTGCAATACAACATTGTAAGGATACATGATTTGATGCCATATCCTATTGCCAGGATATAATACTACGCATAGCCTATTTACTGGTAAATATTAGGTTGGGcactcaataataataataaattataCAATTTCTGTACCTCTTTTCATAATTTCAAAGCGCTTCAAAagcaaataaacaaaacaagcaaTACATCATCACGAGTAGCCCATAAAGttagctaggtcaaccaatagtaAGTCTTTGAGTGCATGATGCGTCCTccaaagatggagagagacagttcATGGCTTGATCAGAGGAAGGTGGTCAGGGAGATGGTTGATGAAGAGTCTGGTGACGATCATGTAGAGGGCTACTCTGGGACCATCGTAAGTCATGTAGCCACTGCACTTCTCCTCCTTCACAATGTAtggcacccacttgggtgatgcctcagcagctctgggtgccagaaagctcaccacacacAGTTCACAGTAGTAGCCAGTCTTCCTTGCTATGAGCCCTCTACCTCAGCACTGCATTCCTCTACTGCATCTCAAATTCCTCTCAAGCTTCAGGTGACTCTTCAATGTATGTTTTCAAAAGATCAGGAACCAGCAGCCAGGTAAAAAAGAAAGCTGGTACAGTGTCCAGATGCATCATTCGAAAAGATTATAATAAAaacaattagctagctagccaagccaaAAAAGAGTTGACCTGCCAGTCTATCTGCAAATCTGTTGGTCAAAACCACCAGAAATATGCAATAAAACTCAATGTTATCAAAAAACCAAACCCATTTTGGTGATTTCTGGTATATCATCAAAATATATCAATAACAGCAAATGTTTGGACTCATTCAGCAGTTTTTACCTGATTAAGTACAATacattggaaattaatgttgaAAGTTACATTTACATTGCTAAAACTTAAGTTGAAAATGATGCTGTCGCTGTTTCCTGTTGACAAGACATACAGTACCTATTGCTAAATAGCCCCATGTCCCATTTTTGGTTTgaagtgtccaaatcaataaccaatatgcagggGTGTAaagtacttgagtaaaaatactttcaagtactacttaagtagttttttaggGTATCTTTACTATTTAtgtccctactgcctctgatctggcggactcactgaacacacatgcttagtttgtaaattatgtctgattgTTGGAgtttgcccctggctatccataaatataaaaaacaagaaaatggtgttgtttggtttgcttaatataaggaatttgaaatgatttatagctttacttttacatttgatacttaagtatattttagcaattacaattgcttttgatacttaagtatattttaaaccaaatacttttagacttactCAAGTAGCGTTTTACTgcgtgactttcacttttacttgagtcattttctataaaggtatctttactttaacTCAAGTGTGATAATTTGGTACTTTTACCACCACTGCCAATATGCAGAAAGAGTTCGTAATATAGGCTATTGAAAACCTAAACCTAAAATGtattatatacagtcgtggtcaaaagttttgagaatgacacaagtattggtcttcacaaagttcgctgcttcagtattatgatatatttttgtcagatgttactatggtatactgaagtataattacaagcattccataagtgtcaaaggcttttattgacaattacattaagtttatgcaaagagtcaatatttgcagtgttgctccttctttttcaagacctctgcaatccgccctggcatgctgtcaattaacttctgggccacatcctgactgatggcagcccattcttgcataatcaatgcttggagtttgtcagaatttgtgtgtttttgtttgtcctcccgcctcttgaggatcgaccacaagttctcaatgggattaaggtctggggagtttcctggccatggacccaaaatttcgatgttttgttccctgagccacttagttatcacttttgccttatggcaaggtgctccatcatgctggaaaaggcattggtcgtcaccaaactgttcttggatggttgggagaagttgctctcagaggatgtgttggtaccattctttattcatggctgtgttcatcaagctctgtcaaattggttgttgatcattgcgagacaaccattttcaggtcttgccatacattttcaagtagatttaagtcaaaactgtaaccctGCCACTCAGGAAGATTCactttcttcttggtaagcaactccagtgtagatttggccttgtgttttaggttattgtcctgctgaaaggtgaattaatctcccagtgtctggtgataagcaaactgaagcaggttttcctctaggattttgcctgtgcttagcttcattctttctttcttatcctgaaaaactcccaagtcctttatgattacaagcatacccataaaatgatgcagccaccactatgctttaaAATattgagtggtactcagtgatgtgttgtattggatttgccctaaacataacactttgaattcaggacaaaaaatgaattgctttgtcacattttttgcagtattactttagtgccttgttgcaaaccggatgcatgttttggaatattttttattctgtacaggcttccttcttttcactctgtcaattaggttagtgttgtggagaaactgcaatgttgttgatccatcctcagttttctcctatcacagccattaaactctgaaactgttttaagtcaccaatggcctcatggtgaaatcccttcctctctgtcaactgagttaggaaggacgcctgtatctttgtagtgactgggtgtattgatacaccatccaaagtgtaactaATAACCTcagcatgctcaaagggatattcaacgtcTGCTTTTTTTCCAACCCATCTAcccatttcattttatttttacccatttaAGCCTATGCTGAaacggagacatggatcaccccagagaacactgctactccagctgctgtCTCGTCATTTGACTccgttttctctcatagtccaaaagcatctggtcgtcgcggtggtggcacagAGCTACTCCTAACTGGAGAGTTtatattttctccctctctcacctgtccatctactcatttgaattccatgctgtcactgtcacttgtccactcaagcatAATATTGTTGTCATCTAatgcccaccaggtgcccttggagacttcctcaatgagcttgacaccttgataagctcatttcctgaagATGGCTCACCGATCTTCGTACTTGGCGAGTTCAAcctcccgacgtctgccttcCATTCATTTcattccaactctctctttcccctccttgcctcttttgacctcactctttcccaatcccctccaactcacaatGCAGGCAATactcttgacctcatctttactagagacTGTTCGCCagctaatctcactgcaacccccctccaggtgtctgatctatcaatcaatcaaatgtatttataaagccctttttacatcagcagatgtcacaaagtgctatacagaaccccagcctaaaaccccaaacagcaagcaatgcagatgtagaag from the Coregonus clupeaformis isolate EN_2021a chromosome 14, ASM2061545v1, whole genome shotgun sequence genome contains:
- the LOC121581203 gene encoding fizzy-related protein homolog, with translation MDQDYECRLLRQINIQNENASPIKAIDAARALTPTNSPLSSPSKHGDRFIPSRAGANWSVNFHRINENEKSHNQNRKAKDGTTDTSKADGLAYSALLKNELLGAGIEKVQDPQSEDRRLQPSTPAKRSLFSYSVSAKRSLPEDGNTVSPYSLSPVSSNSQKLLRSPRKPTRKISKIPFKVLDAPELQDDFYLNLVDWSSLNVLSVGLGTCVYLWSACTSQVTRLCDLSVEGDSVTSVGWSERGNLVAVGTHKGYVQIWDAAAGKKLSVLEGHTARVGALAWNADQLSSGSRDRVILQRDIRAPPLQSERRLQGHRQEVCGLKWSTDHQLLASGGNDNKLLVWNHSSVLPVQQYTEHLAAVKAIAWSPHQHGLLASGGGTADRCIRFWNTLTGQPLQCTDTGSQVCNLAWSKHTNELVSTHGYSQNQILVWKYPSLTQVAKLTGHSYRVLYLAMSPDGEAIVTGAGDETLRFWNVFSKMRSTKESVSVLNLFTRIR